The Palaemon carinicauda isolate YSFRI2023 chromosome 24, ASM3689809v2, whole genome shotgun sequence nucleotide sequence TTGGTACGTGGTGTCCGTCGGAAACACTTTGTGTGGCGTTCAATGGAAAGTGACTGATCCAGACAATCATACGACCAAACCTAAAGTACTTCAGGTCAGTCCCCAGCATTGAAGCCCCAGACATCTTGACTTGTGGTTTATATGTATCTTTCAAATATCAACATCTTTATAAATTCGTCATCGTAATTTTAGTTTTTGTCGTGATTCTGCAAAGAAATCGATATAAAAtcagtcttttttttataaatattttttttttaacgttcaATGTTCCTGTTTGTCCTCACTATTACTTGTTTGTCATATGTTCATACCTCTGCTTAATGAACTGAAAGATTATTGTGAGTTATAAAAATATATCTCGAAAAGGGATAGGATACTTTGACGAATCTAGCCAAACACTTTTATTGAGTAGCCGAATAGGCGTTTAATTTGTTGAATATTtcatcatttgtttttcttttaacttaatttaCAGTGATATATTCTACTATAACTATGTATATTTAAAGCAGATAGAAGATTACCGAAACtcataaaaaaatatgttaataaaacgAGGAATTTGAATACCATGCCATTCAATTAAAACATGAATGATTCAAAGTAATTGGTTGTTAAATGGCTTTGGCAAAGGTGCAATCATTTGTCACCTAGAGATCATTTCTATGCGCCTTTTATCTCCAATTTGTTTGCATACACAAGATGATCTGCTTTAAAAACACAACCAATGTTGCATTCTTAATTGTTAAAAAGGTTGATTTCGAAATctgatttttgtttaacttttatttAACAATGAATAATCATTTGCATTAACAAAATGCTTACTATTATTTGCTAAATGTAATTACTGAGATAatcaaaggatatatatacatatatatatatatatatatatatatatatatatatatatatatatatatatatatatatatatgtgtgtgtgtgtgtgtgtgtgtgtgtttatgtatacatatatataaatatatcattattattattaaatgctaagttacaacccaagttggaaaagcaggatgctataagcccaggggctccaacagggaaaatagccctgtgaggaaaggaaacaaggaaaaattagatatttttaagaataggaacaacattaaaataaatatttcctatataaactataaaaactttaacaaaacaagaagaagagaaggtagatagagtagtgtgcccgagtgtaccctcaagcaagagaactctaacccaagacagtggaagaccatggtacaaaggctatggtactacccaaaattagagaacaatggtttgattttggagtgtccttctcctagaagagctgcttaccataggtaaagagtctcttctacccttaccaagaggaaagtagccactgaacaattacagtctagtagttaaccctttgggtgaagaagaattgtttggcaatctcaatgttgtcaggtgtatgaggacagaggagaatctgtaaagaataggccagactattcggtgtctgtgtaggcaaagggaaagaactgtaacgagagaaaaggatccaatgtagtagtctcgccagtcaaaggaccccataactctctagcggtagatgtatatatacatctatgtatacacacacacacacacacacacacacacacacacacacatatatatatatatatatatatatatatatatatatatatatattatatatataaatatatatatatatatatatatatatatatatatatatatatatatatatatatacgtatgtgtagtAATAGTGTCCATTCCTAATTTCAGGTGACATTAGACAGCCACTTCAATGACGGTAAATGTGATCCTCAAGGCAGACTATGGGCAGGTAAGCAAACCACcaacgggatctctctctctctctctctctctctctatatatatatatatatatatatatatatatatatatatatagagagagagagagagagagagagagagagagagagagagagagagagagagagagagagagagtgttaccatCACGGTCTTCTCTATCATTTCTCATGATTATCTTTTATTAGGGTTAATATTATATAGCTGACAAAGAACATCTTCTAATGAAAATATAAGACAAAGAACGGGTGATAATCAAAGAGGCATTTTTTAACCACTTATATGCATGGCTGTTATATTGAAAAAAGAGACCCGGTTTATTATAAGATAAATAATGGCATCAATACTTAATAATGTTCCGATGAGTTAGACGAGAGTTCAGCTGGCCTAAAAATGGAGAAAACCTTAGTTCACGTAAGAAATTTTTAAAAAGACAGAAGCGAAAATTGATTTTCAGCCTTAAgtggaaaaaaaattcttgtttaatGCACTGTACATGAATGATCATTCTGTATCATGGTAGAGCGTATGAGATTCTATTAGATTTGAAAATTCCTTGAAAGTTTCCTTTGAAAGCAAAGCATAAAACATCACTGGAAAAGGTTTTCCGGGTCAGTGAAGAGGTTCTTCTTCACTTCAAAGGAAGAGAAGTTTGCGTTGAGATGAAAGAATTGTCCAATTAAAAACTTCAATCAGAAAAACGGGTGAATGCTAGTAATTGTTAAAACAACATACGAGAATATTAAAAAGTATTTATGCCttcctgattattatcattattattacttgctgagctacaaccctagttggaaaagcagaactctATAAGGCCgagtgctccaacggggaaaatagcccagtgaggaaaggaaataaggaaattacaagtaattaactgctaaaatgaaatattttaagaacagcaacatcatcccAAAAAAAATTCCacatataagctatgaaaacttaaaaaaaaaaaacaagaggaagagaaataagatagagtagtgtgcccgagtgtaccctcaagcaagagaactctgatacactagatgtattgaaataaaatccacagctctctctctctctctctctctctctctctctctctctctctctctctcatctgcgtcaatgaccttcgatgtcaggatgccagagaactctctctctctctctctctctctctctctctctctctctctctctctctctctctctctcttccaacaaaAACTAATTACCAGCTCAAGTTTAGATTTCGGAACTAACCTTTAACTTTTCTAAAAATCCAGGATTTAAATCTTGGCTTTTAGTCTAAGCTTTTCTCCGCATCGTGAATGCTCGACTTGAGATTTAGTATTCAAAATGCGTCAAATTTCCGGGTACTGATTTCGCAATATCCATTGACATCATattccgattgattgattgatttgaggttttctcgAAATGCTCTTTCCTCGAATTGAAATTCGAAATCTGAGTGAATGTAggacaaataaaatagaaattaagagATAGAGACACTGAATAGATATAACGAAATTAAATGCGAGGGGTTAAGTTTTTATTAAGGAatcaatgtatacacacacacatgcatacacataaacGCACAGCCAGCCCTCCAGGGTATCTAAGGAGTCTAAGTTCAATATAGTTTACAAACTCACATGTCAGAAGGGGTGTGCAATCCCCTCAATTTTTGGTATATTGTCCACACAACGACAATGCCAAGGAGGAGACTTAACCTCAATGCAATATTGGGGCCATACATCAGCATTTTATTGATGTACATGACAAAAAACTCCATTATATCATCTTATCTGGGACACAGAAGTTGTTCACAAGGAGGATGCCAATGGGCGACTGGTGATTATTGAAGCAGTGTCCATCAGGACGCAGCAGCCTGTGTTGAACAGTCGAGTTTCTTCAGTGTGTCCTCCTCTCCAGCAGGAGGACATTCCACACCTTGCTTCCAGAAGTTATCCTGTAGCCTTAGAAACTTATATTCTGGAACTGTGCTGAAACCACAGTCGGTATAACTTGAATAAATGGTGCAGGAGAGTAACAAATTTCAGATTTTCCCTCAAAATTCTATTCCTGAAggcaagaaaaaaagagaaaactagaaaagttctgccttaaaatactttattttacaagtgctttagcatttaatgaaattCCCCTTGGAGACAAACTATGCTCAAagagcataatttatatatatgtatgtatgtatatatatatatatatatgtgtgtgtgtgtgtgtgtgtgtatgtatgtatatatatatatatatatatatatatatatatatttatatttatatatgtgtatatatatatatatatatacacacacacacacacacacacacatatatatatatatatatatatatatatatatatacatatatacagtgagaAATTGCATATGAAACgggaaataaaataaacaagaagaTATAAAAATTGTCAAGTAACTTGAATGTAAAACTTTGTAAATGTTCATTCATCTTTTCTTCCTGATTTGGGAAATTTTGAACTGTCAGATATCTGCTACGAATATTTCCCTGTCTTCAGAGTGTCCTTAGGGTATCGTTATTTTCCACCTCTTACTTTCCTGGCTGAGAGAATGCGCCCCAAGACAATCTCGACGAGCAGTAAAATGGAAACTTCCCAGAGGGGACTTAGGCAGAAAACGGAATAGTTTTTAATGGAAGTATGGTGAAAGCTATTCTTATCTTAATAGAAAAGAATAAAGTAAACTAGAAAACGCATTGATATTTCATGCTAAATCACCAATATGTCAGTAACTGAATAAAAAAGGTAACCTTTCTTAAGGCCTTGAGCGGATAATATTTTCTCAGGATTTCTAACAAGATAACGTATAGGCAGAGTACTGGACTTATTTTAAagacttttatttcttttctatgcTTCAACTTTCGAATTATGCCACTCAACATATTTTAGTACTTCAGACACACACATACGCAGTgattgcaagtggtggtgtacacagtgatgttagccttctggaagtgttctaagcGTTGTAGTggttcagtaagtgcaagtggtgttatagccagtgattttagccttctggaagtgttctaagcATTGTAGAAGCTGTTCAGTaggtgcaagtggtgttgtagccactgattttagccttctgaaagcgttaaacgttgtagaagctgttcAGTAAGTGCAAGTGATGTTGtggccagtgattttagccttctggaagtgttctatGCATTGCAGAAGCTGTTCAGTAAGTGCGACTGGTGTTGTAGCCACGGATGtttgccttctggaagcgtttttaacgttgtAGAAGCTGTTCAGTAAGTGCAAGCGGTGTTGTGGCTAGTgaagttagccttctggaagtgttctaagcGTTGTAGAAGCTattcagtaagtgcaagtggtgttgtggcaagtgattttagccttctggaagcgttgtaaacgttgtagaggctatctgaggaaacaATTGCCAGGGGTTTGATCCTTCTGGAAACGTTGTTATACAAGGCATCCAGAGGGCTTGAATACAAAACAACTTGCATTTACAACTTGCATTCACTTCTTAGCCTCCACGATATTTACCACGTTTtaagaaggttaaaatcactggctacTGGAAATGCAAACGTTGTAGAGGCCGTCCAGTGATTGCAAGGGGTGTTGTGGACAATGACTTTAGCCTTCTGATGGATGGGGCCATACATCAGCATTCGttgttacatcatcatcatctcctcctaggtctacgtcttttaattcaatacttctccattcattatctcctaattcacgcttcatagtcctcacccatgtagtcctgggtcttccaactcttctagtcccttgtggagcccagatgaacgtttggtgaactaatctctctcggggagtgcgaagagcatgcccctaaccaatctccgtctacccctcatcatgatttcatccaaatatggcactcgagtaatctctcttatagtttcatttctaatcctgtcctgccatttacctatATCTTTTCGTTGATACAcatgacaaaaaaagaaaagaaaaaaaagaaagaaaaaaacactcCATTAAATCACCTTACCAGAGACAGAAGTTGTTCACGAGAAGGATGGCTATGGGAGGCACCTGATTGCTGACATATTTTTTAGAAATTTAGTCTACAATTCAATAACCACTCCCCTGATAATTATCTTCTACAAAACCAagttttacaatattttacaataatTCGTTCATTTTACATTTTCATTGACAGGAACGATGGGACCACAAGACGATAAAGGGGAATTGTTAAAGATGAACGTTTCGTCTCTTTATCGTTTAGACTCTAACCTCACTATGAACAAGTGTGTCGATAAGGTGAGGTTTTGAAAAAACTAATCAAGATTTGCACGGCAATTTAGGCATAAGTTCAATGTCATTTCACTATGATTCTTACCATATCCTCTAcaaatcagggtttaaactttttaaagtaattaccttagtttggggtcattttcatggtttcaaggtaattctaaggtaatttcggttttgctAGCTTAAGATTCAAGGAAATTGGAAatattttaaggtaatctaaggtaaaaggtagcagcattcaaggtaatggccacatagcacatgctcgagtttaaaccctgaggaatataactaactctctctctctctctctctctctctctctctctctctctctctctctctctctctctctctctctcaccaaaaaatAGGCAGTACTAAACTGCTTGAAGCATATCACACAATATACAgtaattcatataagtatatatgaaaacTAAAACCACTTTTATACCAGTAAACTGTTAAAAGTCAGATAAGAAACCCCGTTTAATAATTTGTGCACATCAGCATGGAGTATCTTCCACTGTTAatcaatttcttatttctgatttctATATTTTTTGTTTCCTATAAAAAGGTTTCGGTGTCGAATGGGCTGACTTGGAGTCCAGACAAAAAACATTTTTACTATATCGACTCTGAAGCCTTCTCTATAGATGCCTTCTGCTACGATGATCTCACAGGACAAATAggtaagtcagagagagagagagagagagagagagagagagaaagtgtgtatgtgtgttacaaggagttgtAAAGATTTTTGGATATCCCACTTACGGGGCtaataggtaagagagagagagagagagagagagagagagagagagagagagagagagagagagagagagagagttacaaggattttggatgtctcaaagactttttagtccatctgcggagactcatttcctcttggatagagcgaattagtttaaacgcttAGAGAAttcttataatcttgtctaacttattcttgaattcgtttgccGTGTTACTGTTTGCTACATCCGCTGGAAGCCTGTTCCATGTTTTTGCTATttcgtatgtaaagaaatttcACATTgggtagtgttgtatcttttcaagtgCAGAGAGATTTAAAAACATTTGTTATTAAGAAGTGAGAGTTGAACCAGTATCATATGGCACACGTGTTCTGATCAAAACGCGTTTTAGACATGTTATGAACACAAACTGACCTTGTTTGAATCATGCATCCAGTTTCTTTCATGTCCTGAAGCAAGActtttctctctcatttatatacagGTAGAAATTGTCCTCCAGTACAATAAACAGTGTAAAAGTAATTAAATGAAATGGAATTCGGAGATATATAATGACGTCTAGTGATGACTTaaatacacagttaaaaatttgtcgtaaaaaaacggtaaaaatcttagaataaatgttgccaggcctttaccgttGTAGAAAATGGATATAGtgacgtaaaggagtcatattacggtcaccaacccgtaaaagataataacaaagtagggtaaaattacggtcgcctgtattttactgaaacacggttgagaacagtatattttcgcGGAGAATATCCAATGaaaataccgtttttttttttaacagtgtagtcaaAGGAATTACCTACgctaatataatatagatattcagagctttcaaaaagaaaaaagaattcagAGATTCATGAAGGAATTATATGATGACAAACTTACACGTGTCAAAATCCGATAGATTTGCTAGAGTGGAAAtctcaaataaaagaaattatgcAGGGGAAAAAATGGCTATATCATATTTGATGAAAATCTTTataaagtattgaataaaaattcCATCGACACAGTTCTCGTTAATTGTAACAAAAGGGTTAAATAATTCCCAAAGCAAAATGAAAGTGTGAGGAAAAATTTTTTGTTACCTTGTCCAACTTTACCgtattcaaaaataatttttgtcGAAGATCATTAATAGATCCGTAGGTTTTCCTTCATGTAATTTAACAAGGCAGTTAGTTGGTATTCTTAACTCCTTAAGTGGTACTATCTCAGATAGATAATATTGGAGACTTAATTATATAGATAATTTacagaataaaattaaatatagacTTATTAGTTTCTGATAGTTTATACAGCAGACACTTGGAATTGCCATGTTCCAAAATCTCTTTAATTGGCCTCATTAATCCGAGAGTAATATCACTTACACTTTCGTCTATCCATGAGGTATCTTGAATCTCTATTTATGAGTTATATATACATAAGCCTCTATAACAGGAATATTAAGCAAAATTATTCATAGCAATGTTAAATGATTTAGGTATGTTCATGACATAGTTTTGTATTTTCCCAAAGGGTTAAACTATATGTACATTCTTTAGGAAAATTTCCCCATAGAAATGGAGTGATAGCCGCCTTCTTATCTGCTGTTGTCTTAAACATCAAAGTAATAATACGTTAAATTCTATGCatacataaaatattctaatatttctGGCAATCTACATTTAGTGTGTGAATATACTATGCACAATATAAAAATGAAGGAATAGTATTTTCATACTAATAATTCTATtaacataaaaacaacaacacGTATATCTATTAGGACTTATCTAATACTTGATATCCTCTGCCTGAAGGAAACCGTCGCGTCCTCCTGGATTATAAGAAGTCCCAACTGGGCGAAGACATCCCAGACGGAATGACTTGTGACGTCAGCGGAAACTTGTGGGTTGCAAACTTCAAAGGAAGCAAGGTAAGAAATACGCCGAAGTTTTACGAGTTGGAAAAGAAACTTGACAAGTATTCACGCACGAGTGGCCACGCAAAACTTAAATACGTTCTTTAAAAAGTACTgtctgttcagtttttttttttttttttttttttttttttttttttttttttagagcagaCGCTCCCAGTGGGATTGAGCTTTGGTTTCATATATATCTAGGATTTTGAGTTGAGGTAgtggtatacatatgtatatagatagaccgatatatacatactgtatgtatatagatagaccgatatatacattatatatatatatatatatatatatatatatatatatatatatatatatatatgtgtgtgtgtgtgtgtgtgcgtgtgtgtatttgtgtgtatgcatgtgtatgtagatgtgtgtcTGAGCGTGTATGCAGGCATGTCtactgtatgtatttgtgtgttcgagtgtgtttgtgtgtgtgtataggcatgaATTTGTCTATGTAGTATAGCCTACGCTTATGTCTGAATgtaataatcatatactgtatattaagacTCACGATACAAATCGCTCTCTTATATTTGTCTTTTGGTAAATGTAAATACGTGAGTCTGATTTTTTTAGCTCAACTTTCATTGGATCTTCATTCCATATCTCTGCTATTCTCACACAAGTgtaatttgaaaatgatatttttatcAAATTGCATAGATATGATTTTTAACACCAAATGGTATTTTCTTCTCATGACTTGCGCTCTTCAAACATCTTTCGTGACTTTTTATCAATTATGAATTAACCTACCCAATTTAAAATGTAAATGAGGCCCTGAATCCCAATTAATATGCCCGATCAAAAATGTCATATTTAGCAAATTaccatacaaaaataaatattgattacaGGTCATATGTGTGAACCCAGAAACAGGCCAAGTTATCCGCCAGGTCAATCTGCCCTCCAAAAATGTGACCTCTGTGTGCTGGGGTGGGCCTGACTATAGCACACTCTTCGTGACCTCAGGGAAGATGCGACTGACCCAAGATGAACTCGAGAAGATTCCAGCGGCCGGAGCGACTTTCGCTGTAACGGGGCTTGGAGCGAAGGGTTTTCCAGCCAACGGCTTTCGACCTGACCTGGACCTTTTCCGGGATAAAATGGGGTTGTAGAAAGCGTTTGCTTCATATATCCCATTCGGGAAATTTcctaataattttaattgaaaagtttagatgttatttcaatgttactgttcttaaaatattctatttttccttgtttcctttcctcactgggctattttccctgttggagcccctgggctcatagcatcctgcttttcaaactagggttgcagtttagcaagtaataataataataataataataataataataataataaaaaaaaaaaaaataataataataataataataataataataatgataataataataataataaatttgttctGACTGGTGATGATGTAGAATTCCCATAGACGCACTGACGGTCATAGCCTCTAAGGCTGGTTTGTCTCTCCTGCTAATATCTATTATGAGTACAAATTCCAAGATATGTAAGTTGTTAAATATATTAGggaataatataattcaattacTATGATTATCTAGCTATTATTTCCCTATTCGTTATCAGTGAGCAGTATTATCCTCATGAAAAGAGTAATTCCCTAAATCAGTTATCTATTTAATCAAATAAAGTAACCCGTTTTTCCTTCGACCGTTAACTTTTGCACAAAGGCATTTGTGCATGTTAAAGATAATTTCCAAGATCATCTAGACAGGTACAATAAACTTTAAAGCTCtatcgtttttattttttgtatatatgacTGTCCTGGTCTCCTGTCATTTTTAATCTATTGTTTTTTAGATCTTGAATATATCGAATGCTTTTCAAAGAGCCCTGTCTGTTATGTTACTTGTTTTCCAGCAACTATACAACCTCATGAAGGCATACCATTAGTCCAGCTGTGTTCTCTGTAATGggcacagttggacacatgaattcctgacaCACCACTTATGTGGAAATGTAATAtgtcatacccttactgcgcggcgagtccCTATTTTTAACCCTGCTCACCACCTCTGCTATTTCTCCCTGTAGTCCTATACTATGCGTTTGGTTACTCGCAGCACAGTAAGGATGTGACTGTATACAGTACAACTATACCATGTGAGTCAAACTTCCATGTTAAATAAATGGTATGAATTTATACTGCATCTGGTTTCCAGGATTATATTTCTCTGGCTGTCAGGATCACACAATatctaattctaatagccataccTTGTCCAACATAAGACTCAGTATTACACAgtaattctagaagtttcattccagctgtgaccagattgtgggacgatcttaatcaggcagttgaattggtggaacttcggaGGTTCAAACATACagtgaatgttttgatgttgaacaggttgaaatgattcactcttcatagtttatatatgacagatatattttaacgttattaatgAATTTGGCATATGTATTTACTGTTGCTTGACataaatagtttattaatttcctttcttcactgggctattttcccttttggagcccttgagtttgtagcatcctgcttttcctactagggttgtagctgagctagtaataacaatattaataattatgaaatcatACGTATTGACTAATCTTCTTAAGCTGTGCAATTGGTTAATTTTTGCAGGGTTATTCATAACTTATTTTAGATGAAAAATAAAGCAATTACTATCATAAAGATTGAGTTGTAAATCATTTAGTGAAAACTATTGAAGAAATAAAAGACTGTGGAATTCATCTTTGTATATCTGGTGATCGAAAATTGAGTCGAACAATTTCCGTTTTATGATTTGTCAAGATCACCAGCCTTTGTAAAACTGAAATgtcaaaaaaagtaattttattcatTATGGAAGTTTCTTTGTATGTTAAATGGAATTCCCGGACCATAATAAAGAAGCAATGGCTTTTTCGAATCTTCTAAAACTGGAATACTCGTAGGATTGTGGTGGcgtactggaaacgtccctgcctggtgatcgccagactgggcttcgagtcctgctcaaactcgttagttcctttactggctgcaacctcaacatccttgagatctaaggatggggtgttttggggagcctataggtctacctgctgaatcatcagcagccattgcttggccctctttggtcctagcttgggtggagaggggcatggacactgatcatatgcatatatggttagtctctaaggcattgtccaacttgcaagggcaatgtcactgccccttgcctctgccattcatgaccggcctataaaacctcaa carries:
- the LOC137617805 gene encoding regucalcin-like, with the translated sequence MSGVKVGELPVSRLYLGEGPHWQEDIEALLYVDVFNKAVCRYFVNTGRCQVLHIDDGGKAKTVTIVVPVEGCKDWYVVSVGNTLCGVQWKVTDPDNHTTKPKVLQVTLDSHFNDGKCDPQGRLWAGTMGPQDDKGELLKMNVSSLYRLDSNLTMNKCVDKVSVSNGLTWSPDKKHFYYIDSEAFSIDAFCYDDLTGQIGNRRVLLDYKKSQLGEDIPDGMTCDVSGNLWVANFKGSKVICVNPETGQVIRQVNLPSKNVTSVCWGGPDYSTLFVTSGKMRLTQDELEKIPAAGATFAVTGLGAKGFPANGFRPDLDLFRDKMGL